In Limisalsivibrio acetivorans, one genomic interval encodes:
- a CDS encoding 7-carboxy-7-deazaguanine synthase QueE: MSSKGYIKEVFASIQGEGLFSGARQIFIRFAGCSAGCSYCDTDYEAGETFDFGGLEVENPISASELAELVQDRWEMGEFHSVAFTGGEPLEQKEFLFETASILRENALLMLETSGFNHELIPESAELFDMLSIDVKICEEGWDERLPALLDILNEIPGELYYLKLIADINNTDEDFEFAAGLLSGVFCTGMFLQSVDNSLDFKTIDKIQAIMYKKGAALLYRPQIHKLAGFR, translated from the coding sequence TTGAGCAGTAAGGGCTATATAAAAGAGGTATTTGCCTCCATACAGGGTGAGGGACTCTTCAGCGGAGCGAGGCAGATATTCATACGTTTTGCCGGCTGTTCTGCGGGTTGCTCCTATTGCGATACGGACTATGAGGCCGGGGAAACCTTCGACTTCGGCGGTCTTGAGGTGGAGAACCCGATCTCTGCCTCCGAGCTTGCGGAGCTCGTTCAGGACCGCTGGGAGATGGGGGAGTTTCACTCCGTTGCCTTCACAGGGGGAGAACCCCTAGAGCAGAAGGAATTCCTCTTTGAGACAGCCTCGATCCTCAGAGAAAACGCACTCCTTATGCTGGAGACCTCCGGTTTTAATCATGAACTTATCCCCGAATCGGCAGAACTCTTTGATATGCTCAGTATAGATGTTAAAATATGTGAAGAGGGGTGGGACGAGCGTTTACCCGCTCTCCTTGATATACTCAACGAGATACCCGGCGAGTTGTATTACCTTAAACTCATAGCAGATATAAACAATACTGATGAGGACTTCGAGTTTGCCGCCGGACTTCTAAGCGGGGTGTTCTGCACTGGAATGTTCCTGCAGAGTGTGGATAACTCTCTGGATTTCAAGACAATTGATAAAATACAGGCTATAATGTATAAAAAGGGAGCGGCTCTCCTTTACAGGCCGCAAATTCATAAATTAGCCGGGTTTAGATGA
- a CDS encoding tetratricopeptide repeat protein, with product MMKLFSKKEQTFQDAMDLYNKKKYKQAAEICENLLKVHKENFEILNLLGDTYHKLGDKKKALETFNKLLKKFEGESFVDRALALTKKIIRLYPEEVEYREKLAEIYGRKKLVREMMDLLEDIATNYESEGKPTEASRVLRRMLEIDMKNPADVAELLRRIERAGSKEDITTAIEKALALKKLTGDYPVVFVDKALEYGVDRTFYIDRIDDYILCAPDRFSHVADISAEKLEEKFDKEFYELICEKVDSEQLVPFLVRLKQKYKSADIYGRLLDIARENQDMDMVANLTAEVAALPEDDIEYDLAKAVVERTSDIENHEILEKVYEIVVKAHAYDIKDQVMDILREAYEKAGETEKAQKIADEIYGAASSGPEPLDTAPAAGVISDFDDDEGMDDPETREMLESTLSSYSGGSEQPEGLTLDNFGDDSSDENVEVGTVELDSFGSDDDGDANVAEEELELDSFGAGDDEPEVEEEVLDLDSFQEEEKKPEPKPEPPKDKVLEIPEDEEFDLGMLSADDEPEEDDIFGSSDKGEESSSIDDMFGDLEPSEPEPEEEKEEENSPSTIDDLDFDNYTGDEEEVKPEKNTGSADLLSDLDFGEDSDKK from the coding sequence ATGATGAAACTTTTCAGCAAAAAGGAACAGACCTTTCAGGACGCAATGGACCTGTACAACAAGAAGAAGTACAAGCAGGCAGCCGAGATCTGCGAGAATCTTCTTAAGGTTCACAAGGAGAACTTTGAGATTCTGAACCTCCTGGGCGACACCTACCACAAGCTTGGTGATAAGAAGAAGGCTCTGGAAACCTTTAACAAACTGCTGAAAAAATTCGAAGGGGAGAGCTTTGTGGACAGAGCTCTCGCTCTGACAAAGAAGATTATAAGGCTTTACCCCGAAGAGGTTGAGTACAGGGAGAAGCTTGCTGAGATATACGGCCGCAAGAAACTCGTTCGTGAGATGATGGACCTGCTCGAGGATATCGCCACTAATTACGAGTCAGAGGGCAAGCCCACCGAGGCCTCCCGTGTTCTCCGCCGTATGCTTGAGATCGACATGAAGAACCCTGCCGATGTTGCTGAGCTCCTCCGCAGGATCGAACGTGCCGGCTCCAAAGAGGATATAACAACAGCCATCGAGAAGGCGCTTGCTCTGAAGAAGCTCACCGGCGACTACCCCGTTGTATTCGTGGACAAGGCCCTTGAATACGGTGTGGACAGAACCTTCTACATAGACCGCATAGATGACTATATCCTCTGCGCACCGGACAGGTTCAGCCATGTTGCAGACATCTCCGCAGAGAAGCTTGAGGAGAAGTTCGACAAAGAGTTCTATGAGCTCATATGCGAAAAAGTGGACAGCGAACAGCTCGTCCCCTTCCTTGTTCGCCTTAAGCAGAAGTATAAGAGTGCAGACATCTACGGCAGACTTCTGGATATCGCACGGGAGAATCAGGATATGGATATGGTGGCGAACCTCACTGCAGAGGTGGCGGCACTTCCTGAGGATGATATCGAGTATGACCTTGCTAAAGCCGTGGTGGAACGTACTTCCGACATAGAGAATCATGAAATACTGGAAAAGGTATATGAAATAGTCGTAAAAGCCCATGCCTACGACATAAAGGATCAGGTAATGGATATCCTCCGTGAGGCCTATGAGAAGGCTGGTGAAACGGAGAAGGCGCAGAAGATCGCAGATGAGATATATGGTGCGGCCAGTTCCGGTCCTGAGCCTCTGGATACTGCACCTGCGGCGGGTGTTATTTCCGACTTCGACGATGATGAAGGTATGGATGACCCCGAAACAAGAGAGATGCTCGAATCTACCTTGTCCAGCTACAGCGGTGGCTCCGAACAGCCCGAAGGGTTGACTCTGGACAATTTCGGCGATGATTCTTCCGATGAAAACGTTGAGGTGGGAACGGTTGAGCTGGACAGCTTCGGTAGTGACGATGACGGCGATGCCAACGTTGCGGAGGAAGAGCTGGAGCTCGACTCCTTCGGCGCCGGCGATGATGAGCCGGAGGTTGAGGAAGAGGTTCTGGATCTTGACTCCTTTCAGGAAGAAGAGAAAAAGCCCGAACCTAAGCCTGAGCCCCCTAAGGACAAAGTGCTTGAAATACCCGAGGATGAAGAGTTTGACCTAGGTATGCTCTCTGCCGATGACGAACCGGAGGAGGATGATATATTCGGCTCCTCTGACAAGGGTGAGGAATCCTCATCCATAGATGACATGTTCGGAGATCTTGAACCCTCTGAGCCCGAGCCTGAAGAGGAGAAAGAAGAGGAAAACTCCCCCTCCACCATTGACGATCTCGACTTCGATAACTATACCGGAGATGAAGAGGAGGTAAAGCCTGAGAAAAACACAGGTTCGGCGGATCTCCTCTCGGATCTGGATTTTGGCGAGGACAGCGATAAAAAGTAA
- a CDS encoding sensor histidine kinase, whose product MTGKGRYTIRRILMYSLLVAALLVVNLLVGSNIVNTGFPWYSNISIFLLINTNIILLLVVFILIFRNLGKLLVDRKRNIFGTRLQSKLVIFSVILAVIPVFIVFAFSSTVINNSIDKWFDAQIEQALKSSIDLMQKYQNRLEQDIIEQSDILSQLITSRGFMFSNKKEELQEFIKDYIERNQIDGIAVYNNQKVKLSSEEKGSFFFFSFLNDDVVEEILSKKQVARYEFFGYDQIYWVGHPISSKTNENIVVGGLFLYRKVPSNEAEKVSKILDSYNNYSQVKFFAEPVKNSYKILLILMTLLVVFAGIWGSLIFSRGITEPLEKLAEASLDVSRGNLDVNLESVGDDEIGFLTKSFNDMVKRLKEHNEELNLKNEKLAEMFMQIARDNQYIDTIFKNVKSAIVLYDGNMNPLKSNDLAQMVIEQNPIEFEQKVAVRMEEFFRSNKHIYHYQTELLLNGEIRTFTANITKLYGQDGSVENIVMVLDDITDIVHYQRMTIWKEIATRIAHEIKNPLTPIKLTAERVKKRLGTSLSENSDKELVNSSMETIITEVNELQNMVNEFNMFARLPELAKDSFDLCGFFDEILQFYEQSHTHISFEIDCAPPSKVNADRNQLKRVFFNLMNNAIQAIEGEGSITITSAEQGGMYRITFTDSGKGIPSEDISKIFVPYFSKKPDGTGLGLAIVRKIIEEHNGRITAESKEGEYTRFIIELPKGA is encoded by the coding sequence TTGACAGGTAAAGGAAGATACACCATAAGAAGAATACTCATGTATTCTCTGCTTGTTGCCGCCCTTCTTGTGGTGAACCTCCTTGTCGGCTCCAATATAGTCAATACCGGTTTCCCCTGGTATTCCAATATCTCCATTTTCCTTCTTATAAATACTAATATCATTCTACTGCTCGTGGTGTTCATACTCATTTTCCGAAACCTCGGAAAGCTTCTTGTGGACCGAAAACGGAATATCTTCGGGACGAGGCTCCAGAGCAAGCTGGTCATTTTCTCCGTTATACTTGCCGTTATCCCTGTTTTCATCGTTTTTGCGTTCTCAAGCACAGTCATAAACAACAGTATCGATAAATGGTTCGATGCCCAGATTGAGCAGGCTTTGAAAAGCTCCATCGACCTTATGCAGAAGTATCAGAACAGGCTCGAGCAGGACATTATTGAGCAGAGCGACATACTTTCCCAGCTCATTACCTCCAGAGGCTTCATGTTCAGCAATAAGAAGGAGGAGCTGCAGGAGTTTATCAAAGACTACATCGAGCGGAACCAGATTGACGGCATCGCCGTTTACAATAACCAGAAGGTGAAGCTGAGTTCCGAGGAGAAGGGGAGTTTCTTCTTCTTTTCCTTCCTTAACGACGATGTTGTGGAAGAGATACTGAGCAAGAAGCAGGTGGCGAGATACGAATTCTTTGGATACGACCAGATCTACTGGGTCGGACATCCCATCTCCTCAAAAACCAACGAGAACATCGTTGTGGGTGGGCTGTTCCTGTATAGAAAGGTGCCATCCAACGAGGCGGAAAAGGTTTCCAAGATCCTAGATTCTTATAACAATTACTCTCAGGTTAAATTCTTCGCAGAGCCTGTGAAAAACTCATACAAGATCCTGCTAATCCTTATGACGCTCCTTGTGGTTTTCGCCGGCATATGGGGTAGCCTTATCTTCTCAAGGGGTATCACTGAGCCTTTGGAAAAGCTCGCAGAGGCCTCTTTGGACGTCTCCCGGGGTAATCTGGATGTTAACCTGGAATCCGTGGGGGATGACGAGATCGGTTTCCTTACCAAATCCTTCAACGACATGGTGAAAAGGCTCAAGGAGCATAACGAGGAGCTTAACCTTAAGAATGAGAAACTGGCGGAGATGTTTATGCAGATCGCCCGTGACAATCAGTACATCGATACGATCTTCAAGAACGTTAAATCCGCCATTGTGCTTTATGATGGCAACATGAACCCGCTTAAATCAAACGACCTTGCCCAGATGGTTATCGAGCAGAACCCCATTGAGTTCGAGCAGAAGGTTGCCGTCAGGATGGAGGAGTTTTTCCGCTCCAATAAGCATATATATCATTATCAGACCGAGCTTCTGCTCAACGGAGAGATACGAACCTTCACCGCCAATATCACCAAGCTTTACGGTCAGGACGGCTCCGTAGAGAATATTGTTATGGTTCTGGACGATATCACCGACATCGTCCATTATCAGCGGATGACTATCTGGAAGGAGATCGCCACACGCATCGCCCATGAGATCAAAAATCCCCTCACTCCTATTAAGCTCACAGCGGAGAGGGTTAAAAAACGCCTCGGCACAAGTCTTTCTGAAAATTCGGATAAGGAGCTTGTAAACAGCAGTATGGAGACTATAATAACCGAGGTTAACGAGCTCCAGAATATGGTGAACGAGTTCAATATGTTTGCAAGGCTCCCCGAGCTTGCCAAGGACAGCTTTGACCTCTGCGGGTTCTTCGATGAGATACTCCAGTTCTACGAGCAGTCCCACACGCATATAAGCTTTGAGATAGACTGCGCACCACCTTCAAAGGTGAACGCCGATAGAAATCAGCTTAAGCGTGTGTTCTTCAACCTTATGAACAACGCCATCCAAGCCATCGAAGGGGAGGGGAGCATAACCATAACCTCTGCTGAGCAGGGGGGGATGTACCGTATAACCTTTACTGATAGTGGGAAGGGGATCCCGTCCGAGGACATCTCCAAGATCTTTGTTCCATATTTCAGCAAAAAACCGGATGGAACAGGGCTCGGTCTTGCCATCGTGCGGAAGATTATCGAGGAGCACAACGGGAGGATAACCGCAGAGAGCAAAGAGGGTGAGTACACCCGATTCATAATAGAACTGCCGAAAGGGGCATAG
- a CDS encoding sigma-54-dependent transcriptional regulator — translation MVRTLIIDDEKNICLTIKGILEDEGYEVDYALTFKEGFEKLKGQMYDFVFLDIWLPDHDGIEGLKEIKRYFPEIEVVMISGHGNIENAVEAIRLGAYDFLEKPLSLDRIILIIKHLEDKLGLLHDLREYKFNLLKKYDIIGASKEMVELKKKIEKIAPTNAWVLITGENGTGKEHVARLVHMLSKRSKNNFVEINCAAIPSDLLESEMFGHEKGAFTGAHARTTGKLEVADGGTVFLDEIGDMELSSQAKLLRVLETNQFTRVGGNELVTSDFRLICATNKNLEEEIKAGNFREDLYYRINVVPFVVPPLRERTDDIPFLVDFFIKEACSLNGMELKVINNSLMDVFLNFSWPGNVRQLKNIVERMVVLSEGDELDVEDAPSFLLGDRERVTKYDVEFSYPLKHAKENFERYYILNVLKANSWNISQSARVLDIERTYLHRKIKHYELDKLKNNGK, via the coding sequence ATGGTACGAACTTTAATTATTGATGATGAAAAGAATATCTGCCTTACTATAAAAGGTATCCTTGAGGATGAAGGGTACGAGGTTGATTATGCTCTAACCTTTAAAGAGGGGTTTGAGAAACTTAAAGGACAGATGTACGACTTTGTGTTTCTGGACATATGGCTCCCCGATCACGACGGTATTGAGGGGCTTAAGGAGATAAAGCGGTATTTCCCCGAGATCGAGGTTGTTATGATAAGCGGTCACGGGAATATCGAAAACGCCGTGGAGGCGATACGCCTAGGTGCTTACGATTTCCTTGAGAAACCCCTCTCCCTTGACCGTATTATCCTCATAATTAAGCACCTTGAGGATAAGCTGGGTCTTCTGCACGATTTGCGTGAGTACAAGTTTAATCTGCTTAAGAAATACGACATCATCGGCGCAAGCAAAGAGATGGTGGAGCTTAAGAAGAAGATAGAGAAGATCGCCCCCACAAACGCCTGGGTACTTATCACAGGAGAGAACGGAACGGGAAAGGAGCATGTGGCACGGCTTGTTCATATGCTCAGTAAACGGAGCAAAAACAATTTTGTGGAGATAAACTGCGCCGCTATCCCCTCTGATCTTCTAGAAAGCGAGATGTTTGGCCATGAAAAGGGAGCCTTCACAGGGGCCCACGCCAGAACCACAGGTAAGCTTGAGGTAGCGGACGGGGGAACCGTCTTCCTTGATGAGATAGGTGATATGGAGCTGTCCTCTCAAGCGAAACTCCTGCGTGTGCTTGAAACAAACCAGTTCACAAGGGTGGGAGGAAATGAGCTCGTAACATCCGATTTCCGCCTTATCTGCGCTACAAACAAGAACCTTGAGGAGGAAATAAAAGCTGGGAACTTCCGGGAGGATCTTTACTACCGGATTAACGTGGTCCCCTTTGTTGTGCCGCCTCTGCGTGAGCGAACCGATGATATCCCGTTTCTGGTAGATTTTTTCATAAAGGAAGCCTGCTCGCTTAACGGTATGGAACTGAAGGTCATAAACAACAGCCTTATGGATGTTTTCCTCAACTTCTCATGGCCGGGCAACGTTCGCCAGCTTAAGAATATAGTCGAACGTATGGTGGTTCTATCCGAAGGGGATGAGCTTGATGTGGAGGATGCGCCCTCCTTCCTCCTCGGCGACAGGGAGCGGGTTACAAAATACGACGTTGAGTTCAGCTACCCCCTCAAGCACGCAAAGGAAAACTTCGAAAGGTATTATATCCTTAACGTTCTTAAAGCGAATTCATGGAACATCAGCCAATCCGCCCGTGTCCTTGATATTGAGCGGACCTATCTCCATAGAAAGATTAAACACTACGAGCTTGATAAGCTCAAAAATAACGGCAAATAG